The stretch of DNA AGAAAGAATACTTACcttatacaaatataaataaaaagaccacaacacatgaaagtcagaaggaactcactagaaaTTATAGTAAAGTCTATAAAGCATGTCCTTTGCCTTTATCACTTGGGCCTTTAGTagcttcttgatctaaaaatgatgataattaaacatatcatatcACTAGTCTATCAAATctaaacatgcatgcaagaatcATCAACACTTAATCCAGAATCATGAAGTTTCCTTCCTTACACACCATTCTAACATTTATGCATGTAGAACTAAAAACACGTAAATAACTTTGAAGATAACCTAGGGTTCATCATTAATTACTAGTGAGCTGATACAAATGTATAAGTTAGCTGAATACAACGAACCCAACTTCGAAGAGgttttttggactaaatttttcaaagagttcaaagaaaatcaagaagaaagaagaaaacaaagaatacGCAAAGGTTTTTAGAGCAGTCATCGCTATCCTTATACACTTAAGCACGGAGACAAGGTTTAGTGGAAGAATCATATAATTCCATTAACACTATTGGTTCTCGTGATTAAGTGCGCTTATAATAATTTAAGTCTTTTCATCTACAGTAACTTAGTTCTATTCTAAATAAATCCCAACTTAACTaactaagggtctgtttgattgtgGGATTTGGTTTTCCGGAAATTGTTTTCCGAATTTTCCGACGtttgtttggtggaaaatgaattccacaaggaaaacattttacaaacaCGGGTAAAATCACTTCCTTAGAAAACGTCTTACCGATTTTCCtaccgtaagacattttccattcCCTTCTCTACACTCTCATCGCCTCagcttcaaaattttcttttcagaCTTTTTTAGAAAGGTATGTTTTCTATTTCCACTTTCATTTCTACACATTTTCTGTGGCTTGTAATTTTTTAGACTGTTGTGAAGGAGGAAAATGAGAGACTGTTTCTGGAAATTTTTGGAATGGAGGAGTTGGAAAGATTTTGAATTTTCTCTgtattttaataatgaaaatcTTTCCAATTCCTCCCATTCCACTGATTTCCAGCACTTCCTCTCCATTTTCTTACCTTTCTTCAATCCTTTTTGTTTCATCATTTCCTGCAGTTTGTAAGTGAAATCgataaaccttacctaattttcTTACTCTTCTGTTTCATCATTTCGGACGTTAGCACTATATTTGTATCGCTACATACTCCTCCAACCAATCTTTATATCTCAATCTTAATTAAGTATGAAAATATTCTCTTTGTTTGTTTCTTACGAATTACTTGATTTTTTGCTATTCTTGGCAACGAGTACCAGTCTCTGAAATCAAATTCCTTTGATTTCAGCTTTCGCTATTCTTGCCTGTTATGTGTTTGTCATAAGTTCTCAACTAGGAGACTATAAAAAGCTACTTCAAAATGCCGATTTTCACCCTCAAAACCATATTAAAACACCAAAATTCGTGTCGGGTCATTGGTAGTCAATTCAAAACATCTTCTGTCCAGTATGTAGCTTCAAAACATTTTCAGTAATGTAACCATTCCTAAGTATTTATCTCAAACGGTTCcttgtttttgtttctgtttcaGACACATGGTATTGTCAACTATTTCTCTTATAATTTTGTGATCTCATTCGATTCCATATTTGTTATATCTATGCATGGCCAGAGTTCACCAACGAGAATGTAAAGCTTTTTACTTACAATTCATTGAGATCAGCGACATCAGATTTCCATCCATCAAACAGAATCGGTGCAGGTGGTTTCGGAGTTGTCTACAGGGTAATGAAAGCTCTCCGACCGTTCTTTTGGAACAGAGCATCCATGTCTTCTGGGCTCTTTGGCATGTATTATGTATATGTCtgcttttgtgtgtgtgtgtgtgcgagGGAGAGAGCAGGTTTTCTGGTTTTCATATGGCACGCCTATACTAGTGTCTATCAACTTTAGAATTAGTTGGGAAACACTAACAAATTTTACTGTTATTGTTTGCAGGGAGTTTTGAGGGATGGTACTCAAGTAGCCATCAAGAAACTGTTTACAGAGTCTAAGCAAGGATCTAATGAATTCCTGACAGAGATCAATATGATATCAAACATACGACACACCAACCTTGTTGAACTAATCGGTTATTGTGTTGAAGACAGCCATCGGGCCTTGGTCTACGAATATCTGGAGAATAACAGCCTTGCCAGTGTTTTACTTGGTAAATACATCAGTCCAAGCTCATTGAACTCCTAATTCTAATTGAGGTATACTGATGTCCAGAAATCCTAATTTCAGGTTCAAGAAGTAAACATATTGCTTTGGATTGGCCAACAAGAGCTACTGTTTGCTTAGGTACAACTTCTGCTATTGCGTTTCTTCACTATAAAGCTGTACCGCATATTGTCCACAGGGATATTAAAGCTAGTAATATACTCCTGGATGGAAATTTTCATCCTAAAATTGGGGATTTCGGGCTAGCTAAGCTTTTCCCGGACAATGTCACTCATGTCAGTACTCAAGTAGCAGGAGCATTGTAAGCATCATTTTCATTGCATCTCATCCTTAGTCAGCTGCCTAGGCTGTTTAACTATTTCAATATTTCATTGATGTTTTTTAAGGACTTTTGAAGGAGTCATCCACTGGCGATTGTGTTTTGTTCTTTACCTTTGCTTAATCCTTGTGTTTCTATTTGCATCTCAattatgatattgtattttgTCTAGTGGATATTTGGCACTAGAGTATGCGCTTTTAGGACAACTAACCAAGAAGGCAGATGTGTACAGCTTTGGGGTGCTTCTGCTTGAAATAATAAGTGGTAAAAGTAGTAGTAAGGCAGCATTTGGAGTGGAG from Gossypium hirsutum isolate 1008001.06 chromosome D04, Gossypium_hirsutum_v2.1, whole genome shotgun sequence encodes:
- the LOC107938076 gene encoding cold-responsive protein kinase 1; this encodes IRVGSLVVNSKHLLSKFTNENVKLFTYNSLRSATSDFHPSNRIGAGGFGVVYRGVLRDGTQVAIKKLFTESKQGSNEFLTEINMISNIRHTNLVELIGYCVEDSHRALVYEYLENNSLASVLLGSRSKHIALDWPTRATVCLGTTSAIAFLHYKAVPHIVHRDIKASNILLDGNFHPKIGDFGLAKLFPDNVTHVSTQVAGAFGYLALEYALLGQLTKKADVYSFGVLLLEIISGKSSSKAAFGVEFMLLVMSMEEEGFDDDFLCSVCDYLGSHESEAKMFLVKSKKHRKIWLQNFLRVEDIDTFMWCNIMHFDNVVTMWCTTNYVFG